A window of the Marinifilum sp. JC120 genome harbors these coding sequences:
- a CDS encoding ABC transporter permease, which produces MKTRSRWQRFKESYFLHDFLHDKVALTSFIILAVLLFMGFAAPLIAPFNPYDANNINIMDAEIPPSWLPGGNSAFLMGTDAQGRDLFSTMLYGMRVSLIIGFGAVALQAFLGIMTGLVAGFMGKRVESILMRIADVQLSFSTYMVAIFISAIFQAAFGVAKYEEIAVPLLILVIGFAEWPQYARTVRASVLAEKKKEYVEAARVIGLSQKRIMWRHVLPNTLSPVFVISTIQVANAIMSEAALSFVGLGMPVTQPSLGSLINVGFEYIFSGSWWITMFPGIVLVVLILVINLLGDWLRDFLNPKLYKG; this is translated from the coding sequence ATGAAAACCAGATCACGCTGGCAGAGATTCAAAGAATCATATTTTCTGCACGACTTTCTGCACGACAAAGTTGCCCTCACAAGCTTCATTATTTTGGCCGTGCTTCTGTTCATGGGTTTTGCGGCACCGCTTATCGCGCCTTTCAACCCATATGATGCCAACAACATCAACATCATGGACGCGGAAATTCCGCCCTCATGGCTCCCGGGCGGAAACAGTGCTTTTCTGATGGGAACCGATGCACAGGGTCGCGATCTTTTTTCCACCATGCTTTACGGTATGCGCGTTTCCTTGATCATCGGTTTCGGAGCTGTGGCTTTGCAGGCTTTCCTCGGCATCATGACCGGACTTGTTGCCGGATTCATGGGCAAAAGGGTGGAATCCATCCTCATGCGTATTGCCGATGTGCAGCTCTCTTTTTCAACTTACATGGTCGCGATCTTCATCTCAGCGATCTTTCAGGCTGCCTTCGGGGTCGCCAAATATGAAGAGATTGCTGTTCCGCTCCTGATTTTAGTAATCGGCTTCGCTGAATGGCCGCAGTACGCCCGTACTGTACGCGCCTCGGTGCTGGCGGAAAAAAAGAAAGAATATGTAGAAGCGGCAAGAGTCATCGGGCTTTCCCAGAAACGTATCATGTGGCGCCACGTACTGCCCAATACCCTTTCCCCGGTATTCGTTATCTCCACAATTCAGGTGGCTAACGCCATCATGAGTGAAGCTGCGCTTTCCTTTGTGGGACTAGGCATGCCTGTAACCCAGCCCTCGCTGGGATCACTGATCAACGTGGGCTTCGAATACATCTTCAGCGGTTCTTGGTGGATCACCATGTTCCCCGGCATTGTACTTGTTGTGCTCATTCTGGTCATCAACTTGCTCGGCGACTGGCTGCGCGACTTCCTCAACCCGAAACTCTACAAGGGGTAA
- a CDS encoding flagellar brake protein, protein MISQKEKLKAACTPGLKITIELGGLNDKAPTIVVGGDFTKSLIVKEPMVHHADRALWAEYLYPGNEATIRYIFEGIASGYKTEVIRMISSPDRLLFLKYPKRIESYNLRRHKRVSCFMEAKVELGKEKTVAVLEDLSTSGCCISYIQDKKYADPEIGDEMKVYCPYFTENGTTFIPCKVQRCTKDSRKIMLGMTFEKPSPEILIKIQDYIATILYHS, encoded by the coding sequence ATGATCTCTCAAAAGGAAAAACTGAAGGCTGCCTGCACTCCCGGGCTTAAAATTACCATTGAACTGGGAGGACTGAACGATAAAGCCCCGACAATTGTGGTCGGTGGTGATTTCACCAAATCCCTCATCGTCAAAGAACCCATGGTTCACCATGCAGACCGCGCCCTGTGGGCCGAATATCTGTATCCGGGAAATGAGGCCACCATACGCTATATTTTTGAAGGGATTGCTTCAGGTTACAAAACCGAAGTGATCAGGATGATCAGCTCGCCGGACCGACTCCTTTTCCTCAAATATCCTAAACGGATCGAGTCATATAATCTCAGAAGACATAAAAGGGTTTCCTGTTTCATGGAAGCAAAGGTCGAACTCGGCAAAGAAAAGACTGTTGCTGTGCTGGAAGATTTAAGCACCAGCGGCTGTTGCATCAGCTATATCCAGGACAAAAAATATGCAGACCCTGAAATAGGGGATGAAATGAAGGTCTACTGTCCCTACTTCACGGAAAACGGGACCACCTTCATTCCCTGCAAAGTACAGCGCTGCACCAAAGATTCACGGAAAATCATGCTGGGTATGACCTTTGAAAAACCATCTCCGGAAATCCTTATTAAAATACAGGATTACATCGCCACCATCCTCTACCATTCCTGA
- a CDS encoding ATP-binding cassette domain-containing protein: MPTDSLVKIKNLVKHFDISGGLLDQLQMENGRIARKRTIVKAVNNVSFEIQKGETLSVVGESGCGKSTLARTVMGLYPPNSGEVIYGGERIDNLPHGRMLPYRTKMQMVFQDPYASLNPRMTVRQIIEEPIYFHNKGISRGDAKNKLHEVMRSVGMDPDWAGNYPHEFSGGQRQRISIARALAVEPEFIVADEPIAALDVSIQAQILNLLMDAQQERNLTYLFISHDLSVVEHISTRVAVMYLGSLCELGTAKEIFARPQHPYTRALLSAIPTLGGEKKKHVHLSGDVPTPINLPTGCVFHGRCTFANDRCLEEIPRARNLENGTLCACHAVEEGRL; encoded by the coding sequence ATGCCAACCGATTCCCTCGTAAAAATAAAAAATCTGGTCAAGCACTTCGACATTTCCGGCGGGTTGCTCGACCAGCTGCAAATGGAAAACGGACGCATCGCACGCAAACGCACCATCGTCAAAGCTGTCAACAATGTCAGCTTTGAAATCCAGAAAGGTGAAACCTTAAGCGTGGTCGGCGAATCCGGTTGCGGTAAATCAACCCTTGCAAGAACCGTCATGGGCCTTTATCCGCCCAACTCCGGTGAAGTTATATATGGTGGTGAGCGGATCGATAACCTGCCCCACGGGCGGATGCTTCCCTACCGCACAAAGATGCAGATGGTCTTTCAGGACCCCTACGCCTCGCTGAACCCGCGCATGACCGTGCGCCAGATCATTGAGGAACCCATCTACTTTCACAACAAGGGTATTTCAAGAGGCGACGCAAAGAACAAACTGCATGAAGTCATGCGCAGTGTAGGAATGGACCCGGACTGGGCTGGTAACTACCCCCATGAATTCTCCGGCGGACAGCGTCAGCGCATCAGCATTGCCCGCGCTCTGGCTGTTGAACCGGAATTCATCGTGGCTGACGAACCCATTGCCGCGCTGGATGTTTCAATTCAGGCCCAGATCCTGAACCTGCTCATGGATGCACAGCAAGAACGCAATCTGACCTATTTGTTCATCAGTCATGATTTGTCCGTTGTTGAACATATCTCCACCCGCGTGGCGGTAATGTATCTGGGCAGTCTCTGTGAACTGGGTACTGCCAAGGAAATCTTTGCCCGTCCGCAGCATCCCTACACAAGGGCACTGCTTTCGGCTATCCCGACCCTTGGCGGGGAAAAGAAAAAACACGTGCACCTTTCCGGGGACGTGCCAACTCCCATTAACCTGCCCACAGGCTGTGTATTCCATGGCCGCTGCACCTTCGCAAACGACCGCTGTCTGGAAGAAATTCCCCGCGCACGCAATCTGGAAAACGGTACCCTCTGTGCCTGCCACGCTGTAGAAGAAGGCAGACTATAG
- the bioB gene encoding biotin synthase BioB, with the protein MDRKEKQALWDAAHGGGAIDEHTAVSVLGASHGELAEVLHAAHTMTVRRFGREVSLCSIANVRSGNCSEDCTFCAQSSHFKGTPAPAYPLMSVQEIRDCAEKAGQSPLEFFSYVTSGRALKGKSLDHVCEAVDGMRGKSFNHCASLGCLDFESLEKLYESGVIRYHHNLEASESYFPNVCTTHSYAERVRTVRDAKKAGLEVCSGGLLGLGESHQQRVELALALAELEVDSIPLNFLIPIPGTPLENVEPLQPLEILLTIAMFRLVNPHAEVRMAAGRAALRSLQSFIFHAGCNGLMVGDFLTVSGQGIDHDLTMLEDLGLTVRNKKN; encoded by the coding sequence TTGGATAGAAAAGAGAAACAGGCTTTGTGGGACGCTGCTCACGGTGGCGGGGCTATTGATGAGCATACTGCGGTTTCGGTACTTGGTGCTTCCCATGGGGAACTGGCTGAAGTGCTTCACGCCGCACATACCATGACCGTGCGCCGTTTCGGACGTGAGGTGAGCCTTTGTTCCATCGCCAATGTGCGTAGTGGAAACTGTTCCGAAGATTGTACCTTTTGTGCCCAGTCCAGCCATTTCAAGGGAACTCCGGCTCCAGCCTATCCGCTTATGTCAGTGCAGGAAATTCGTGATTGCGCTGAGAAAGCCGGACAATCTCCTCTTGAATTTTTCAGCTACGTGACCAGCGGCAGGGCACTTAAGGGTAAGTCTCTTGATCATGTCTGCGAAGCTGTGGATGGTATGCGCGGGAAAAGTTTCAATCATTGCGCCTCGTTGGGCTGCCTTGATTTTGAATCTTTGGAAAAGCTGTATGAATCCGGCGTGATTCGCTACCATCATAACCTTGAGGCCTCCGAAAGTTACTTCCCCAATGTCTGTACAACTCATAGTTATGCGGAGAGAGTGCGCACGGTGCGCGATGCTAAAAAGGCCGGACTTGAGGTCTGTAGCGGCGGTCTGTTGGGGCTTGGCGAAAGTCATCAGCAGCGGGTGGAGCTTGCACTGGCCCTTGCTGAATTGGAAGTTGATTCCATTCCGCTTAATTTCTTGATTCCGATTCCGGGCACTCCACTGGAGAATGTGGAGCCTTTGCAGCCTCTTGAAATTCTGTTGACCATTGCCATGTTCCGGCTGGTCAATCCTCATGCTGAGGTACGTATGGCCGCAGGACGGGCCGCGCTGCGCTCATTGCAATCATTTATTTTTCATGCCGGATGTAACGGGCTGATGGTTGGTGATTTTCTGACTGTATCCGGTCAAGGCATAGACCATGACCTGACCATGCTTGAAGATTTGGGACTGACGGTCCGAAATAAAAAGAATTAG
- a CDS encoding ABC transporter permease, whose product MFAFIVRRIAQAIIVMLIISFIGFAIKQSFGDPVREITGVSVSAAEREKIRDELGLNDPFMVQFGRFMQGAVKGDIGKSFFYKKSALEVILSKAPATLELVMCSALIIVIFSIPLGIYSAIRPKALFSRFVMGGSIVGVSIPVFLTAILMIYVFSVELHWLPSYGRGETVNIGGWRTGFLTADGWLHLIMPSIALSSIMLPLFIRLIRSEMMEVLENDYIKYAWAKGLTPKRVWIVHAFKNTLLPVITVGGVQLGTMIAFTILTETVFQWQGMGFMFIEAVERGDAPLMVAYLVVVGLIFVVVNTVVDVIYGLVNPQVRITGQK is encoded by the coding sequence ATGTTTGCTTTTATAGTCCGAAGGATCGCACAGGCGATCATTGTAATGCTGATCATCAGCTTCATCGGCTTTGCCATCAAGCAAAGCTTCGGTGACCCGGTCAGGGAGATTACGGGGGTTTCCGTATCTGCTGCTGAAAGGGAAAAAATCAGGGACGAGCTGGGACTCAATGATCCATTCATGGTCCAGTTCGGCCGCTTCATGCAGGGAGCGGTCAAGGGTGATATTGGAAAATCATTCTTCTACAAAAAATCAGCCCTTGAAGTTATTCTGAGTAAGGCTCCGGCAACCTTAGAACTCGTTATGTGTTCCGCCCTGATCATTGTAATTTTTTCCATACCGCTGGGCATTTATTCCGCTATCAGGCCAAAGGCCCTCTTTTCGCGGTTTGTCATGGGTGGGTCCATTGTCGGGGTTTCAATCCCGGTTTTTCTGACCGCGATCCTCATGATTTATGTTTTTTCGGTGGAGCTGCACTGGCTGCCATCATACGGGCGCGGCGAAACAGTCAACATCGGCGGCTGGCGCACAGGATTTTTAACTGCCGACGGCTGGCTGCACCTGATCATGCCTTCCATCGCACTCTCTTCCATCATGCTCCCGCTTTTTATTCGACTCATCCGCTCCGAAATGATGGAAGTTCTTGAAAACGACTACATCAAATATGCTTGGGCCAAAGGACTTACCCCTAAGCGGGTCTGGATTGTCCACGCCTTCAAGAACACCCTGCTCCCGGTTATCACCGTAGGCGGTGTCCAGCTTGGAACGATGATCGCCTTCACCATTCTCACTGAAACCGTATTTCAGTGGCAGGGTATGGGCTTCATGTTCATTGAGGCAGTGGAACGCGGTGATGCTCCGCTCATGGTGGCCTACCTCGTTGTGGTTGGACTCATCTTTGTTGTTGTTAACACGGTGGTTGACGTCATCTACGGACTGGTCAACCCGCAGGTCAGAATAACGGGGCAAAAATAA
- a CDS encoding hydantoinase/oxoprolinase family protein has product MSFESGYAIGIDTGGTYTDTVVVKCEDSSVVATAKSPTTHHDLSLGLASSLDKAMKESGISPDEVNLVSVSTTLATNAIVENKGARVGLFMIGTTKALKLPVVTLRYVKGGHKITGAEEDPLDIESLVDGIQDMAGHVDAYAVCSAMSIKNPAHELIAEKAISLTDSKPVFCSHTISTRAGQAERAATAVLNARLMPVMKEFLAGVGKALDERGLGSSVVVVRGNATPMSMEEAVQRAADTFASGPASTAYYGSIYSPQKDALIVDVGGTTTDVTLIRNSQPTIQESGSIIGEWETHVEAVEMFTVGVGGDSFARINRSGNFEVGPGRVVPLCMAGDIPAPDKWIGKGHESHLLKIGPSAESGSDDVVLKYLFENGPATFGQIMAGTGLGEIGLGGKVQKLVREQLVEEVGFTPTDALHVQGQLEIGDKSVSESAAVILGKAFDLDATGFATMVLSETRIKIENAMLEHIVRKEIGGNMAGFISGRAASSLVSFDASLNLPIVGIGAAAQKLLPEVAEKLHTEAVFPSHHEVGNALGAIKMALDTLKKDSCNE; this is encoded by the coding sequence ATGAGTTTTGAGAGCGGTTATGCAATCGGTATTGATACTGGCGGAACCTACACTGACACTGTTGTTGTAAAATGCGAAGACTCAAGCGTGGTGGCGACTGCCAAATCTCCCACCACTCATCATGATCTGAGCCTTGGTTTGGCTTCATCTCTGGATAAGGCCATGAAGGAAAGCGGGATTTCCCCGGACGAGGTTAACCTTGTTTCTGTGTCCACAACCCTTGCCACAAATGCCATTGTTGAGAACAAGGGCGCAAGGGTCGGTCTGTTTATGATCGGCACAACCAAGGCACTCAAGCTGCCTGTGGTGACCCTGCGTTACGTTAAGGGTGGACACAAGATTACCGGAGCAGAGGAAGATCCGCTGGATATTGAATCCCTTGTGGACGGTATTCAGGATATGGCCGGACATGTGGACGCTTACGCGGTTTGTTCCGCCATGAGTATCAAGAATCCCGCCCATGAGCTTATTGCTGAAAAAGCCATTTCACTTACCGATTCCAAACCTGTTTTTTGTTCTCACACCATCAGTACCCGTGCCGGACAGGCCGAGCGTGCAGCTACAGCGGTGCTCAATGCCCGGCTTATGCCGGTAATGAAAGAATTTTTGGCCGGGGTCGGCAAGGCCCTTGATGAACGCGGTCTCGGATCTTCCGTGGTTGTGGTTCGCGGTAACGCTACCCCCATGAGCATGGAAGAGGCTGTGCAGCGCGCGGCTGACACTTTTGCCAGCGGCCCGGCATCAACCGCTTATTATGGTTCCATCTATTCCCCGCAAAAGGACGCGCTCATCGTTGACGTGGGTGGAACCACTACCGATGTTACCTTGATCCGCAATTCCCAGCCCACCATTCAGGAAAGCGGTTCCATCATCGGCGAATGGGAAACCCATGTCGAAGCGGTGGAGATGTTTACTGTGGGCGTGGGTGGTGACAGTTTTGCGCGCATCAACAGGTCTGGAAATTTTGAAGTCGGTCCGGGAAGAGTTGTGCCCTTGTGCATGGCCGGTGATATTCCCGCTCCTGATAAATGGATCGGCAAAGGACATGAATCTCATTTGCTCAAAATCGGGCCTTCCGCGGAGAGCGGTTCTGATGATGTGGTCCTGAAATATCTTTTTGAAAACGGTCCCGCCACCTTCGGTCAGATTATGGCCGGAACCGGGCTTGGCGAGATAGGTCTTGGCGGCAAGGTCCAGAAGCTTGTACGTGAACAGTTGGTGGAAGAAGTGGGCTTTACTCCTACTGATGCCCTCCATGTTCAGGGTCAGCTTGAAATTGGCGACAAGTCCGTTTCTGAGTCTGCCGCCGTCATTCTGGGCAAGGCGTTTGATCTTGATGCAACAGGTTTTGCAACAATGGTCCTTTCCGAGACAAGGATCAAAATCGAAAACGCCATGCTGGAACATATTGTGCGCAAGGAAATTGGCGGCAACATGGCTGGCTTTATTTCCGGGCGTGCAGCCAGTTCACTGGTCAGCTTTGACGCATCTTTGAACCTGCCTATCGTAGGGATCGGTGCCGCTGCGCAGAAATTGTTGCCTGAAGTTGCTGAGAAACTGCATACCGAAGCTGTTTTCCCCTCCCATCATGAAGTGGGTAATGCACTGGGTGCCATAAAAATGGCTCTGGATACTTTGAAAAAGGATAGCTGTAATGAGTAG
- a CDS encoding ABC transporter substrate-binding protein: protein MKRSLLFLALVAILSLGLAGCSAEKKEEAPAKKETAETAPAAAAGKTLKLAMDADPVSLDPHVQLSGGMLQYSHMVFDPLVRWAKDGSFEPRLAESWERIDDKTMRFHLRKGVKFHSGNPFTAEDVVWTIERLKKSADYKGLFEPFSPAKVVDANTVDIITKEPYGLLLNMATYIFPMDKKFYSGKDESGQPKDAIVKTGPSFANVNESGTGKYAVAEREQGVRVVFKAFPEYWDKAGNVDTIILTPIKNDATRVAALLSGDVDFIMPVPPQDLKRVDTTEGLQLVTMSGSRIITFQLNQKRQKPFQNPKVRQAIAYATDNTGIVNKVMKGFATVACQQGPEGFAGYNAELKPRYDLEKAKQLMKEAGYENGFECTMIAPNNRYVNDEKIAEAFVSMMGKIGIKVNLKTMPKAQYWDQFDAQIADIQMIGWHPDTEDSANYTEFLLMCINKETGYGQYNSGNYCNQEVDSLVIASQTETDLTKRNAMLQKVEKILYDEAAFVPLHWQNLSWASKTDMNTEEIVNVQNFPYFGDLVIK from the coding sequence ATGAAACGTTCATTACTGTTTCTTGCGCTTGTTGCTATTCTGAGTCTCGGACTTGCCGGATGCAGCGCAGAAAAAAAAGAAGAGGCCCCTGCCAAAAAGGAAACCGCTGAAACTGCTCCCGCAGCTGCTGCCGGTAAAACCCTTAAACTGGCTATGGATGCCGACCCTGTATCTCTTGACCCTCATGTACAGCTTTCCGGTGGTATGCTTCAGTACTCCCACATGGTTTTCGATCCTCTTGTTCGCTGGGCCAAAGACGGTTCCTTTGAACCCCGTCTTGCTGAATCCTGGGAACGTATTGATGATAAAACCATGCGTTTTCACCTGCGCAAAGGTGTAAAATTTCACTCCGGCAACCCCTTCACCGCTGAAGACGTTGTCTGGACCATCGAACGCCTCAAGAAAAGTGCTGACTACAAAGGCCTGTTCGAGCCTTTCTCTCCCGCAAAAGTTGTTGATGCCAACACTGTGGACATCATCACCAAAGAGCCATACGGCCTGCTCCTGAACATGGCTACCTACATCTTCCCCATGGATAAGAAGTTCTACTCCGGTAAGGACGAATCCGGTCAGCCCAAAGACGCTATCGTCAAGACTGGTCCTTCCTTTGCCAACGTGAACGAATCCGGTACCGGTAAATACGCTGTTGCCGAACGCGAACAGGGTGTACGCGTGGTCTTCAAAGCTTTCCCCGAATACTGGGACAAAGCAGGTAACGTAGACACCATCATCCTGACCCCCATTAAAAACGACGCTACCCGCGTAGCAGCCCTGCTTTCCGGCGATGTTGATTTCATCATGCCCGTTCCCCCGCAGGACCTGAAACGTGTTGATACCACAGAAGGTCTGCAGCTGGTAACCATGTCCGGTTCCCGCATCATCACTTTCCAGCTGAACCAGAAACGCCAGAAGCCTTTCCAGAACCCCAAAGTTCGTCAGGCTATCGCTTACGCTACCGATAATACCGGTATCGTAAATAAAGTAATGAAAGGCTTCGCTACTGTTGCCTGCCAGCAGGGCCCTGAAGGTTTTGCAGGTTACAATGCTGAACTCAAGCCCCGCTACGACCTTGAAAAGGCCAAGCAGCTCATGAAGGAAGCAGGTTACGAAAACGGCTTTGAGTGCACCATGATCGCACCCAACAACCGTTACGTTAACGATGAAAAAATCGCGGAAGCATTTGTTTCCATGATGGGTAAAATCGGCATCAAGGTTAACCTGAAGACCATGCCTAAAGCCCAGTACTGGGATCAGTTCGACGCACAGATTGCTGACATCCAGATGATCGGCTGGCATCCTGACACCGAAGACTCCGCCAACTACACTGAGTTCCTGCTCATGTGCATCAACAAAGAAACCGGTTACGGTCAGTACAACAGCGGTAACTACTGCAACCAGGAAGTTGATTCCCTCGTAATCGCTTCCCAGACTGAAACAGACCTGACCAAGCGTAATGCAATGCTCCAGAAAGTGGAAAAAATCCTCTACGACGAAGCAGCATTCGTTCCTCTTCACTGGCAGAACCTGTCTTGGGCTTCCAAGACCGATATGAACACCGAAGAGATCGTAAACGTACAGAACTTCCCCTACTTCGGCGACCTCGTCATCAAGTAA
- a CDS encoding ABC transporter ATP-binding protein, which yields MQPLLDVKNLSVEFALRQGPLEAVRNVSFTLNKGERLGLVGESGAGKSVTGFSIINLISKPGRISNGSIMFEGQDLAKMPFDKMRGIRGNRISMIFQDPMMTLNPVLTIGTQMIETVLAHMDVTRKEAEEIALEKLRKVYIPSPRKRLAQYPHEFSGGMRQRIVIAISLLTDPALIIADEPTTALDVTIQAEIMDLLLELCETDNMGLILITHDLAVVSEVTQRIAVMYAGGIVETGSTRQVTETPGHPYTQGLIAALPQSGGAGDRLTQIPGAMPSLMHMPGGCPFHPRCSHCTDICKQELPVLKENKSGILVACHHADKV from the coding sequence ATGCAGCCACTTCTTGATGTTAAGAATTTAAGTGTCGAGTTTGCATTGCGCCAAGGTCCCCTTGAGGCTGTCCGCAATGTAAGCTTTACCCTCAACAAAGGTGAAAGACTTGGTCTGGTAGGTGAATCAGGTGCTGGTAAATCCGTAACCGGATTCTCCATCATCAACCTGATTTCCAAGCCCGGACGTATCTCAAACGGATCAATCATGTTCGAAGGGCAGGATCTCGCGAAAATGCCTTTTGATAAAATGCGCGGCATTCGCGGCAATCGCATTTCCATGATCTTTCAGGATCCCATGATGACCCTGAACCCGGTACTGACTATCGGGACCCAGATGATTGAAACCGTGCTGGCTCACATGGATGTTACCCGCAAGGAAGCTGAAGAAATTGCGCTGGAAAAACTGCGCAAAGTCTACATCCCTTCCCCGCGCAAACGTCTGGCCCAGTACCCACATGAATTCTCAGGCGGCATGCGTCAGCGTATCGTCATCGCCATCTCACTTTTGACCGATCCGGCCCTGATCATTGCCGATGAACCGACCACAGCGCTGGACGTAACCATTCAGGCTGAGATCATGGACCTGCTGCTGGAACTCTGTGAAACCGACAACATGGGGCTGATCCTGATCACCCATGACCTTGCGGTTGTATCAGAAGTAACCCAGCGCATCGCAGTCATGTATGCGGGCGGGATTGTGGAAACAGGTTCCACCCGTCAAGTAACGGAAACTCCGGGCCATCCCTATACTCAGGGACTTATCGCCGCGCTGCCCCAATCCGGCGGAGCAGGCGATCGTTTGACTCAGATTCCCGGTGCCATGCCTTCACTCATGCATATGCCCGGCGGCTGTCCCTTCCATCCCAGATGTTCGCACTGTACGGATATCTGTAAGCAGGAACTCCCCGTGCTGAAAGAAAATAAATCCGGTATTTTGGTGGCCTGCCACCATGCCGACAAAGTATAG